The nucleotide sequence GGCTAAATCTGTCTGCCTGGATGTTCCGTTGATTCCTGCCAGCAGAGAAGTAAACACATGCTCCGGAAATGATTTCCAGTTCAGGGCCTGTCCCGGCATATGGTCGGAAATGGCGGTGAAGTCCTTAACAGCGCCCATATAGCCCGCGGACGCAGCGGTATTTCCGTACACGATATTCCAGACATTTACACTGGAATAAGAGGAATCATAAGCAGGAGTGTTTTCCTCTTTGGGATATACGGAATCAAAGGGAACCCAGGGTTCACCTTCTTCCGGCTGCAGCAGGTCGTTCAGTTCTTTGTTGCATTGTAGCAGTTTCCTTACCGCTTCTCTGGAAATGGCTCCGTCTTCTTTTTGGACGTCCTGCCAGAAAATACTGAAGGTATAGGGCAGGAAGTTTTCAGCTTCCAGAATGGGCAGAGGCTCTGTGTCTCTGACCATGTTCACTAATTCTTCCGGAGAATCCACCTGGGAAATCAGAGTTTCTTCCCCTGTCAGTATGGGCAGGGAAAAGCTGACGGGTACCGCATACTGTCTGCCTTCTGTTTCAAAAGCAGCAAAAAGGTTCTGGAACACCTGGGTTTGCGGCATGGTTTCCAGGCTGTTTAAGTCCAGAAGGATATCCTGCCGGGCATAGGAGTTCCAGGGAAGGCCGTTCAGGAACAGAACATCCGGTCCCTTTCCGGCCATGATTTCCGTGTTCAGAATATTGATGGCGTCGGATTCGCTTTTTGCACCGGAATGTTCCATGCCTGTTTCGTAAGTTACCAGCACATTCGGGTGGGTGGAATGAAAATCGGAAATCAGTCTGTGTACGTTCCAGGTGTCATACAAAGAATAAATTTTCAGCTCCTGTTCCGGCTGGGTGGGCAAATCCGGATCGTATTCGTATCGCAGCAGCTTCAGTCCGTCAGAGGCAGTGGTTTCCAGAAACATCAGAAATACAGTTTCATCTGCCTGGCAGAAATATCGTATGGTGGAGCTGATATCGGAAAAACTGCTTACATTGCCGTCCACCAGAAGTTCTGTCAGGGACATGGTATCATCGGAACTGTAAATTCCCGTTTCGTTACAGTAATAAAATTTCTGTTTTTCCAAATCCGAATCCATCAGCCTTAAGAACATGGTTCCGGCGGGAAGTGTGGTTTCCGTCAGTTCTGCCCCGTCTGCAGGATTCAGGGTTTTGATGGTTCCGTCGTATTCATTCAGGAAGAGTGTGTTCCCGCTGCGTTTGAGTTCTGCGTTTCCTGTATCGCGCTTCCAGTTTGCAACGCCGTCGTCCGAATGAAAGGACATAATCTGCGAAGTCTGTGTTTCTCCGGTTCCGAGCTGGAGGATACCGATGAGTGTTCCGTCTTCGGAACAGACCATGTTCCTCAGTCCATAGCCTGCTTTTAAATATGCATCCTCCGGTTTTGGAAGCTCCAGGGAGACAGGTTCTGTCCGGAGTCCTTCCGGCGTCTCCTCCAGTCTGAAATATTCGTATGCTCCTGTTGCATGATATTCATCCAGCGGGTCTTCTGATATTTTTCCGGCGGAGACGAAAATGGTGTTTTCCGGGGCAAAGCAGGCGGACACTACCCGGTAATTTTCCGGCAGCCATGAGATATCCCAGGG is from Lachnospiraceae bacterium JLR.KK002 and encodes:
- a CDS encoding ABC transporter substrate-binding protein produces the protein MKRKLSFLLAGLLSLLTAGCSSPGSEPLKKQEKPAAQKEDSKAQPETATGRYREETISFPVPVQTIFDFEKKEGSMRILLEQKPGDFCCCKSQDTGASWQQEPWDISWLPENYRVVSACFAPENTIFVSAGKISEDPLDEYHATGAYEYFRLEETPEGLRTEPVSLELPKPEDAYLKAGYGLRNMVCSEDGTLIGILQLGTGETQTSQIMSFHSDDGVANWKRDTGNAELKRSGNTLFLNEYDGTIKTLNPADGAELTETTLPAGTMFLRLMDSDLEKQKFYYCNETGIYSSDDTMSLTELLVDGNVSSFSDISSTIRYFCQADETVFLMFLETTASDGLKLLRYEYDPDLPTQPEQELKIYSLYDTWNVHRLISDFHSTHPNVLVTYETGMEHSGAKSESDAINILNTEIMAGKGPDVLFLNGLPWNSYARQDILLDLNSLETMPQTQVFQNLFAAFETEGRQYAVPVSFSLPILTGEETLISQVDSPEELVNMVRDTEPLPILEAENFLPYTFSIFWQDVQKEDGAISREAVRKLLQCNKELNDLLQPEEGEPWVPFDSVYPKEENTPAYDSSYSSVNVWNIVYGNTAASAGYMGAVKDFTAISDHMPGQALNWKSFPEHVFTSLLAGINGTSRQTDLAGEFLEFILSEEEQMKFIDGSLPVFPAFPVHKKVWETMTEEPAPEKLEEYETLFQTLGGTFRWPSQEEFDRLKQQVSRLDTPAMEDALVLAAVTEKGRAYLSGGKSLEETVNEIIQTLELYLAESGIAE